The nucleotide sequence CGGTTGAGCAAAATAACCGCGAGAAAAGTCAGGATTACTATAATCAGGCTCGACAGTTGGCTGATACATACAAGCTTTCCCGCAAAGATCTGCGTCAATTAGAGCAGAAAATAAAATCCATCAAGAAAGCAAAAAAGAAAAAACGTCGCATTATCAGCACATTTTAAAGGAAATAAGGGCGGATATCATTTTGGCACCACCCGAATCTCAAACAGCCAGGGCCAGAGTTTTCCGGTCACAACGAGGCGATCATTCACCGGATCGTACATAATCCCGTTGAGTACATCTGTTTTTCCTTTCCAGATGCTCTGTACCTGGGCGGAGAGCTCACTCAGGTCAAGCCAGCCAGTGACCCTGCCGTCCTCTGGGTGAATAATGGCAATCCGATCTGTCTGCCAGACATTGGCATAGATCGCTCCCCGCACATATTCCAGTTCATTGAGTCTGGTGACTTTCCCCTGATCATCATGCACCAGGATCTGCCTTTTTTCCTGCAAGGTCTCAGGATCAAGAAAATAGAGAGAGGCCGAGCCATCACTAACGATCAGCTCCTTGCCGTTATGGGTAATCCCCCAGCCCTCACGCGGGTATGGCCAGGATCTGATCACAACCAATCGTTCCCTATCCAAGAGAAAGACCTGTCTGTTTTTCCAGGTCAGCTGGTAAATTCGATCCCGAAAGACCGTGATTCCCTCAGCAAAATATTGCCGTCTGTAGCGCCGCTGCCGATGCACGGCTCCTGTTTTCAGGTCCAGCGAGCGTAAGGAGGATCGACCATAGAGCCCGGTTCCTTCGTACATTCGGCCCTCATCCCAGGCAAGCCCCTGGGTAAACGCCTTGGGATCATGGGGATATTGTCGAACAAGCCTGTAGGTGAACTGTTTCGGGCGGAGAGTCTGCGTGCTACCCAAGGTGGAGCTCACTCCGAAGAGCAGCAGGAGAAAACAGCAAAAAAAACGAGCCTTCACTACACGTTAACCGACAACATCTTTTTCTTACCACAGCCTGGTTGCCTCACCCTTCCCTGCTTCTTCATAACTCTCCTCCTTGTGCAGACAAGCACTTGAGCAGTAAATAAGGCTGTTCTCCGCTCATGATCTCACTGCAACCGCATGCACTTCCAGTCGTTTTCTCCCCCGAAAACAGGACTCCTTAAGACGAAACCCCAAGTCCACCCTGCCAGCCACAGCAGAGGCATGCTGTTCTGACATCTTTTTCTTACCACAGCCTGGTTGCCTCACCCTTCCCTGCTTCTTCATAACTCTCCTCCTTGTGCAGACAAGCACTTGAGCAGTAAATAAGGCTGTTCTCCGCTCATGATCTCACTGCAACCGCATGCACTTCCAGTCGTTTTCTCCCCCGAAAACAGGACTCCTTAAGACGAAACCCCAAGTCCACCCTGCCAGCCACAGCAGAGGCATGCTGTTCTGCCATGAAAAAACCAATACCACTGAACCGAGTACCGTTGAGACGGAGTGAAAACTTGAGATGTTCGCGCAGACAATGAACCTCCTCCAGCTGCACATCTTGGACAAGAAAAACCGGCTCCGGGTTGCCCTCGCCAAAGGGCTCCATGAGCTGTAAGCCTCGCAGGATCTCCTGGCAATCCTGTTTCGTATCCAACAGGGCATCCACCATGATGCCCTGCTGTTGCTCATCGCGTTCCATTTCCTGGACCTGGCTGTCAAACAGGGCGCCAAAGGCGGCAAAGGCATCTTGGCGCACAGTGAGTCCTGCGGCCATGGCATGACCTCCAAAACGGAGAATTTGTTCCTGACAGAGCTCAAGGGCCCGGTGGAGATCAAGTCCGGGCACAGAACGGCCTGACCCCTTGACCACCGCCACCTCCCCCTCCTCTGTGAGATAGGGCGGAATATCGCCGGTGAAGACTAAGGATGGCAGCTGAAAACGATCCACCATCCGGGAGGCAATAATGCCGATGACCCCTACATGCCAGTTCCTGCCGTACAGCACCAGGCTCTCCATGCCCTCTTTGAGCTGTTCCTCGGCCTGGCGTACCGCCTCATCCAAGACCGCTGCCTCAAGCTTCCGCCGGAGGAGATTGGCCTGCTCCAGTTCCTGGGCCAGGCCTTTCGCGGTATCAGTTCCACTGAGAAGAAGATCCGCAGCCAGCTGAGGATTGCCCAATCGACCTGCAGCATTGATCCGGGGGGCCAGCTGATAGGCAATATCCTCAGCAGTGATCAAGCCCTGCCCAGTGCCAGTGACCTTGCACAGGGCCCGGATCCCGGGCCTGCTCCGTTCCCCCAGGACCTCCAACCCGGCCCTGACCAGCGTCCGATTTACTCCAGTCAGCTGCATCACGTCCGCCACTGTGCCCAGGGCCACCAGATCCAACGCATCACGCAGGTTAGGCATGGTGTCCTGGGTCCAAAAGCCCTGTTGCACCATCCTGCGACGCAGGGCCATAACCAGAAAAAAGGCCACTCCGACCCCGGAGAGCTCCTTATAGGCAAACTCGCACCCCTGTTGGCGTGGGTTGATCACAGCATCGGCCTGGGGTATCCTGTCCGCATCACTGGGCGGTTGATGGTGGTCAGTGATAATAACCCGAAAGCCCAGCTCCTGGGCATAGGCCACCTCATCCGCTGTGTTGATGCCGCAGTCCACAGTCATCAACAGGGCAGGCATGCGCACCTTTTCTGCCAAGGCAGCCACGGATTTCATAGTCAGGCCATAATCATCGGTCAGACGATTGGGGAGATGCCAGATCGCCTTGACACCAAGCTTGGCCAAAAAATCAGTCAGGAGCACAGTGGCAGTGATGCCGTCCACGTCGTAATCTCCGTGGATCACCACCTGCTGTCCGTCCTGAATGGTCTCAGCCAGGAGATCAACAGCGGCCTCCAGCCCCTTCAGGGCTGTTGGAGAGGGTAACTCAGCCAGCTGTGGCGCGAGAAAGGGGGCAGCGGCTTCCGGGCTTGTCACCCCGCGCCGACAGAGGAGTTCGGCAATGATCTCGGGTAGACGGAGGTCATGGGCCAGTTTCTGACTCCATGCCGTCTCGCTTGGAGTCAAAGGGGGGGGGAGGATATAGGGTGTTTGTTTTTTTGCGGTGGTCAAGGTAAGGTCTTCGGGACGGTGAGGGTTAGAGATGTAGATGTTTTTTATCTTAATTATGATGGCCTGGTAAAAAGTCAGAAAACAGCAATTCGCTAACGGCAACTCAACGAGTTGCAATACGATTTTTCGCAAAATTGGACTTTTTACAAAACCACCAATTATCGTGAAGGCGATCCCTTGTACCCCACCTGTTTGGGCTGTAAAAAAGCAAGGGTCTGCCAGGTGAGATGCTCTTCGCAATGAGACAAATGAGGTCGCCCTACACCAATCTCAGGTTGTATCCAGAGCAGAGATAAAGCGAGACAATGCATCATAGGTACAGCCATAACAGCGAAAGGGATTCTTCTTGCCCCGAATGTCAATGGTGTATAAGTGAAAAGTAGCTGTCGGCTCAGGAAGATAACGGTAAGCTGTTTCTCCTATGACAACATCACTGTGAAGACGGGACGCCTGCTCTTCAAGGCGGAACGCAACATTGACCGAATCTCCTATTATAGTATAATCACGATTACTTGCCACACCAATATTACCGACAACGGCATCACCTGTATTTAATGCTGTCCAGAGACAGAGTGCCTCCTTGATCTCAGGGAAGTACTTGCCGAGCTCTGCAGTCTGTTTCTGCATTTTATCGGCAGCGGTAAGGGCCTGAACCACCTGTGCCTGTCCGTCCTCACCACTCCAGACGGCCAAGACGGCGTCGCCTATAAACTTATCCACCTCACCGCCGTTCTCTGTGACAATATCGCTCATCGCCTTGTACCAAAGCCGGAGCAGTTCGCCGATGCGTTCTACGCCGAGTTGCTCAGACAGGGCCGTATAACTGCGGATATCACAGACAAGAATGCACACCCTTTTCTGTTGCAGACAGACAACGGTTTCATCAACAGGAAATTCGGCGCTATGCTTCAGGGTG is from Candidatus Electrothrix sp. GW3-4 and encodes:
- a CDS encoding glutaminyl-peptide cyclotransferase → MKARFFCCFLLLLFGVSSTLGSTQTLRPKQFTYRLVRQYPHDPKAFTQGLAWDEGRMYEGTGLYGRSSLRSLDLKTGAVHRQRRYRRQYFAEGITVFRDRIYQLTWKNRQVFLLDRERLVVIRSWPYPREGWGITHNGKELIVSDGSASLYFLDPETLQEKRQILVHDDQGKVTRLNELEYVRGAIYANVWQTDRIAIIHPEDGRVTGWLDLSELSAQVQSIWKGKTDVLNGIMYDPVNDRLVVTGKLWPWLFEIRVVPK
- the recJ gene encoding single-stranded-DNA-specific exonuclease RecJ encodes the protein MTTAKKQTPYILPPPLTPSETAWSQKLAHDLRLPEIIAELLCRRGVTSPEAAAPFLAPQLAELPSPTALKGLEAAVDLLAETIQDGQQVVIHGDYDVDGITATVLLTDFLAKLGVKAIWHLPNRLTDDYGLTMKSVAALAEKVRMPALLMTVDCGINTADEVAYAQELGFRVIITDHHQPPSDADRIPQADAVINPRQQGCEFAYKELSGVGVAFFLVMALRRRMVQQGFWTQDTMPNLRDALDLVALGTVADVMQLTGVNRTLVRAGLEVLGERSRPGIRALCKVTGTGQGLITAEDIAYQLAPRINAAGRLGNPQLAADLLLSGTDTAKGLAQELEQANLLRRKLEAAVLDEAVRQAEEQLKEGMESLVLYGRNWHVGVIGIIASRMVDRFQLPSLVFTGDIPPYLTEEGEVAVVKGSGRSVPGLDLHRALELCQEQILRFGGHAMAAGLTVRQDAFAAFGALFDSQVQEMERDEQQQGIMVDALLDTKQDCQEILRGLQLMEPFGEGNPEPVFLVQDVQLEEVHCLREHLKFSLRLNGTRFSGIGFFMAEQHASAVAGRVDLGFRLKESCFRGRKRLEVHAVAVRS
- a CDS encoding adenylate/guanylate cyclase domain-containing protein, whose protein sequence is MERWVYGIFLSYPQAATLHVFNSSEAREKWVLAADNIGIGRSLGNDIVLPYSWVSRRHAMIQKDENDTYTILDLGSANGTLLNHKLILAPVKLATGDIITMGNTELIFTQETAPDTLKHSAEFPVDETVVCLQQKRVCILVCDIRSYTALSEQLGVERIGELLRLWYKAMSDIVTENGGEVDKFIGDAVLAVWSGEDGQAQVVQALTAADKMQKQTAELGKYFPEIKEALCLWTALNTGDAVVGNIGVASNRDYTIIGDSVNVAFRLEEQASRLHSDVVIGETAYRYLPEPTATFHLYTIDIRGKKNPFRCYGCTYDALSRFISALDTT